A single SAR324 cluster bacterium DNA region contains:
- a CDS encoding IS5/IS1182 family transposase: AKLKQYRGIATRYDQWACAFLGGIHWIAGVIWLN; the protein is encoded by the coding sequence GCCAAGCTGAAGCAATACCGGGGGATTGCCACCCGTTACGATCAGTGGGCCTGTGCTTTTCTAGGAGGTATCCACTGGATAGCGGGGGTCATTTGGCTAAATTGA